In one Fodinicola acaciae genomic region, the following are encoded:
- a CDS encoding TrmB family transcriptional regulator — MAVDSELISVLTRLGFTQYEAQAYTALVGRAAITGAEVGRRAGMPPSKVYETLTRLEARGAVLVNRSEPVRYTAVPHHWLLQQLRARYDTDVEAAQAALDRLPTEREPGLVWSLSGRDAIIHAFTRTIAEAKQSIFAGIWDEELDEFRGPLEAAPGRGIQTHVAIYGPRTLTGPHTYDLTECGASARLRLSGRRLAVVVADDTDAIVAEFGDRSPDHATLTTNPIIALLAVEYLKADISGRLLINAMDPDTYQQLLTTPGMKAMLRPITDQAPQTRSEAPDA; from the coding sequence ATGGCCGTCGACAGTGAGCTCATCTCCGTCCTCACCCGCCTCGGCTTCACCCAGTACGAGGCGCAGGCGTACACCGCACTGGTCGGCCGGGCCGCGATCACCGGCGCGGAGGTCGGTCGCCGGGCCGGGATGCCGCCGTCGAAGGTGTACGAGACGCTCACCCGGCTCGAAGCCCGCGGCGCGGTGCTGGTCAACCGCTCCGAACCGGTCCGCTACACCGCCGTCCCCCACCACTGGCTGCTCCAACAGTTGCGAGCCCGATACGACACCGACGTGGAAGCGGCCCAGGCCGCACTCGACCGGCTCCCCACCGAACGAGAACCCGGCCTGGTCTGGTCGCTGAGCGGCCGCGACGCGATCATCCACGCGTTCACCCGCACGATCGCCGAGGCCAAGCAAAGCATCTTCGCCGGAATCTGGGACGAGGAACTCGACGAGTTCCGCGGCCCACTCGAAGCCGCGCCCGGCCGAGGCATCCAGACCCACGTCGCGATCTATGGCCCCCGTACGCTCACCGGGCCCCACACCTACGACCTCACCGAATGCGGTGCCAGCGCACGCCTTCGCCTGTCCGGGCGGCGACTCGCAGTGGTGGTCGCCGACGACACCGACGCCATCGTGGCCGAGTTCGGCGACCGGAGCCCCGACCACGCGACACTCACCACCAACCCGATCATCGCGCTCCTGGCCGTCGAATACCTCAAGGCCGACATCAGCGGACGCCTGCTGATCAACGCCATGGACCCCGACACGTACCAACAATTGCTCACCACACCCGGCATGAAGGCGATGCTCCGCCCGATCACAGACCAGGCACCGCAAACACGGTCCGAGGCGCCAGACGCATGA
- a CDS encoding alpha/beta fold hydrolase has protein sequence MHRADVVLVHGGFLGPWIWEDVAGILRNAGVRAHLVDLPSVGQLKGFEDDVRAVREAVEQAGAPVVCGHSYAGAVITEAVREAKHLVYLTAVVPDVGESLVNLSDDGAAEEPVTVNADGSMTLDPAGAVAMLFHDCARVRAWDAVHRLRPANAATGHHAVTRAAWRELPCTYVRGLYDRLDEVVAPDFWLTADVREIPTGHCPQWSRPDLVANVLLDLA, from the coding sequence GTGCACAGGGCGGACGTGGTGCTGGTTCATGGCGGGTTCCTGGGTCCGTGGATCTGGGAGGACGTGGCCGGCATCCTCCGCAACGCCGGCGTACGCGCGCACCTGGTCGACCTGCCGAGTGTCGGCCAGCTCAAGGGCTTCGAGGACGACGTGCGGGCCGTACGGGAGGCCGTCGAGCAGGCCGGCGCGCCGGTCGTCTGCGGGCACTCGTACGCGGGCGCCGTGATCACCGAGGCGGTGCGGGAGGCCAAACACCTGGTCTATCTGACCGCGGTGGTGCCCGACGTAGGCGAGAGCCTGGTCAACCTCAGCGACGACGGCGCGGCCGAGGAGCCGGTGACCGTCAACGCCGACGGGTCGATGACACTGGACCCGGCCGGTGCGGTCGCGATGCTGTTCCACGACTGCGCGCGCGTACGCGCGTGGGACGCCGTCCACCGGCTGCGGCCGGCGAACGCGGCGACGGGGCACCACGCGGTGACCAGGGCGGCGTGGCGCGAGCTGCCCTGCACGTACGTCAGAGGCCTCTACGACCGCCTCGACGAGGTCGTCGCACCGGACTTCTGGCTGACCGCGGACGTACGCGAGATCCCCACCGGCCACTGTCCACAGTGGAGCCGCCCGGACCTGGTCGCCAACGTGCTGCTGGACCTGGCCTGA
- a CDS encoding peroxiredoxin, giving the protein MAVEVGAQAPDFTLKDQNNQEVTLSSFRGDKNVLVVFYPFAFSGICTGELCAVRDDLSTYQNDSVQVLGVSVDHVFALKAWANQEKYEFPLLSDFWPHGAVASSYGVFNEKAGMALRGTFLVDKSGVVQFAEVNQPGEARDQSAWKAALEKV; this is encoded by the coding sequence ATGGCGGTCGAGGTTGGCGCGCAGGCACCTGACTTCACCCTGAAGGACCAGAACAACCAGGAAGTCACCCTGTCGTCCTTCCGTGGCGACAAGAACGTCCTGGTGGTGTTCTATCCGTTCGCGTTCAGCGGCATCTGCACCGGTGAGCTGTGCGCCGTACGCGACGACCTGTCGACGTACCAGAACGACTCGGTCCAGGTGCTCGGCGTGAGCGTCGACCACGTCTTCGCGCTGAAGGCGTGGGCCAACCAGGAGAAGTACGAGTTTCCGCTGCTGTCCGACTTCTGGCCGCACGGCGCGGTGGCCTCGTCGTACGGCGTCTTCAACGAGAAGGCCGGCATGGCGCTGCGCGGCACGTTCCTGGTCGACAAGTCCGGCGTCGTACAGTTCGCCGAGGTCAACCAGCCCGGCGAGGCGCGCGACCAGAGCGCCTGGAAGGCCGCGCTGGAGAAGGTCTGA
- a CDS encoding DUF3052 domain-containing protein, giving the protein MVGGTAPQTDGASPAERLGIEPDAFVLEIGHGADSDEELRKAIVERSGNELLDPDTNEVVDVVLLWWRDGDGDLFDALVDARSPLAEDGVIWVLSPKSGRDGHVPPSDISEAAPAAGLQQTSNLNAAKDWTATRLVGPRRPKR; this is encoded by the coding sequence ATGGTAGGCGGTACCGCGCCTCAGACGGACGGTGCGAGTCCGGCGGAACGGCTTGGCATCGAGCCGGACGCCTTCGTGCTGGAGATCGGCCACGGCGCTGACAGCGACGAGGAGTTGCGTAAGGCGATCGTCGAGCGGTCCGGCAACGAGTTGCTGGACCCGGACACGAACGAGGTCGTCGACGTCGTGCTGCTGTGGTGGCGGGACGGCGACGGTGACCTGTTCGACGCGCTCGTCGACGCGCGCAGTCCGCTGGCCGAGGACGGTGTGATCTGGGTGCTCTCGCCGAAGTCCGGCCGGGACGGCCACGTGCCGCCGAGCGACATCAGCGAGGCGGCGCCGGCCGCCGGCCTGCAGCAGACCTCGAACCTGAACGCGGCGAAGGACTGGACCGCGACCCGGCTGGTCGGGCCGCGCCGCCCCAAGCGTTAG
- a CDS encoding secondary thiamine-phosphate synthase enzyme YjbQ: protein MESALISVRTGPRQAVVDLTTRCERFVSDFGDGLLHVFVPHATAGVAVLETGAGSDDDLLAALDTLLPTDDRWRHRHGSPGHGRDHVVPAFVAPFTVVPVLEGRLALGTWQSVCLVDTNGDNQDRSVRLSFLAG from the coding sequence ATGGAAAGCGCGCTCATTTCGGTACGCACCGGACCGCGGCAGGCCGTCGTCGACCTGACGACCCGCTGCGAGCGGTTCGTCAGCGACTTCGGCGACGGGTTGTTGCACGTCTTCGTGCCGCACGCGACCGCCGGTGTGGCCGTGCTGGAGACCGGCGCCGGCAGCGACGACGACCTGCTGGCGGCGCTGGACACGCTGCTGCCGACCGACGACAGGTGGCGGCACCGGCACGGTTCGCCGGGACACGGCCGCGACCACGTCGTACCGGCGTTCGTCGCGCCGTTCACGGTCGTACCGGTGCTCGAGGGGCGGCTGGCCCTCGGGACCTGGCAGAGTGTGTGCCTCGTGGACACCAATGGCGACAATCAGGACAGATCGGTCCGATTGTCTTTTCTGGCCGGGTGA
- the aceE gene encoding pyruvate dehydrogenase (acetyl-transferring), homodimeric type, with translation MEKDNTLTSVPERPPVIIGGLPSQLPDIDPEETAEWIESLDAVIDNAGKTRARYLMMRLMERTRERQVGVPLLRNTDYINTIPPAKEPWFPGDEYVERRIRAYVRWNAAMLVHRAQRPGIEVGGHISTYASSASLYEVGFNHFFRGKDHPGGGDQIFFQGHASPGMYARAYLEGRLTEAQLDGFRQELSHTEGGLPSYPHPRLMPDFWEFPTVSMGLGPINAIYQARFNKYLHARGIRDTSQQHVWAFLGDGEMDEPESLGEIGLAAREELDNLTFVINCNLQRLDGPVRGNGKIIQELESFFRGAGWNVIKVIWGREWDPLLAADRDGALVNVMNTTPDGSYQTYKAESGAFVREHFFGQDPRTRKMVENMTDEEIWNLKRGGHDYRKLYAAYKAATEHQGQPTVILAKTIKGWTLGSHFEGRNATHQMKKLTVEDLKGFRDRLYLDIPDSALDKYLPPYYHPGKDSDEYEYMMERRKTLGGFLPDRRSKGKTLILPGPEAYKQLEKGSGKQKIATTMAFVRLLKDLMRDKEIGARFVPIIPDEARTFGMDSLFPTAKIYSPHGQGYISVDRELMLAYKESTSGQILHEGINEAGSTASFTAAGTSYATHGEPMIPVYIFYSMFGFQRTGDAFWAAADQMARGFVLGATAGRTTLNGEGLQHEDGHSLLLAATNPAVVAYDPAWAFEVSVIVEDALRRMYGDKPEDIFYYLTVYNEPYNQPAFPTELDQEQVREGIRRGIYRYAKAPEVGDDAQPAQILASGVAMQAAMKAQRLLAEEWGVAADVWSVTSWTELRRNAVAAEQAALLSNDPAPVTPHIAEALADAHGPVVAVSDYMRAVPDLIRQWVPNDFVSLGTDGFGRSDTRPALRRFFHVDAESIAVAALRQLARSGAVSADVVKNAQEKYRLDDVSAAPPAENPGGES, from the coding sequence ATCGAGAAGGACAACACCTTGACGTCCGTACCCGAGCGACCGCCGGTCATCATCGGCGGCCTCCCCAGCCAGCTGCCCGACATCGACCCGGAAGAGACCGCGGAGTGGATCGAGTCGCTCGACGCGGTGATCGACAACGCCGGCAAGACCCGGGCCCGATATCTGATGATGCGGCTGATGGAGCGTACGCGTGAGCGCCAGGTCGGCGTGCCGCTGCTGCGCAACACGGACTACATCAACACCATCCCGCCGGCGAAGGAGCCGTGGTTCCCCGGCGACGAGTACGTCGAGCGCCGCATCCGCGCGTACGTCCGGTGGAACGCCGCCATGCTGGTGCACCGCGCCCAGCGGCCCGGCATCGAGGTCGGCGGCCACATCTCCACGTACGCCTCCTCCGCGAGCCTTTACGAGGTCGGCTTCAACCACTTCTTCCGTGGCAAGGACCACCCCGGCGGCGGCGACCAGATCTTCTTCCAGGGCCACGCCTCCCCCGGCATGTACGCGCGCGCCTACCTGGAGGGCCGGCTGACCGAGGCCCAGCTGGACGGCTTCCGGCAGGAGCTCTCGCACACCGAGGGCGGCCTCCCGTCGTATCCGCATCCGCGGCTGATGCCGGACTTCTGGGAGTTTCCGACCGTGTCGATGGGGCTCGGCCCGATCAACGCGATCTACCAGGCCCGGTTCAACAAATACCTGCACGCCAGGGGCATCAGGGACACCAGCCAGCAGCACGTGTGGGCCTTCCTCGGCGACGGCGAGATGGACGAGCCGGAGTCGCTCGGCGAGATCGGCCTGGCCGCGCGCGAGGAGCTGGACAACCTCACCTTCGTGATCAACTGCAACCTGCAGCGCCTGGACGGCCCGGTACGCGGCAACGGCAAGATCATCCAGGAGCTGGAGTCGTTCTTCCGCGGCGCCGGCTGGAACGTGATCAAGGTGATCTGGGGCCGCGAGTGGGACCCGCTGCTGGCCGCCGACCGCGACGGCGCGCTGGTCAACGTCATGAACACCACGCCGGACGGTTCCTACCAGACCTACAAGGCCGAGTCCGGCGCGTTCGTCCGCGAGCACTTCTTCGGCCAGGACCCGCGCACCCGCAAGATGGTCGAGAACATGACCGACGAGGAGATCTGGAACCTCAAGCGCGGCGGCCACGACTACCGCAAGCTGTACGCGGCCTACAAGGCGGCCACCGAGCACCAGGGCCAGCCGACGGTCATCCTCGCCAAGACGATCAAGGGCTGGACGCTGGGCAGTCACTTCGAGGGCCGCAACGCCACCCACCAGATGAAGAAGCTGACCGTGGAGGACCTGAAGGGCTTCCGCGACCGGCTCTACCTGGACATCCCTGACTCGGCTCTGGACAAGTACCTGCCGCCGTACTATCACCCCGGCAAGGACAGCGACGAGTACGAGTACATGATGGAGCGCCGCAAGACCCTCGGTGGCTTCCTGCCGGACCGGCGGTCCAAGGGCAAGACGCTGATCCTGCCCGGCCCGGAGGCGTACAAGCAGCTGGAGAAGGGCTCCGGCAAGCAGAAGATCGCCACCACCATGGCCTTCGTGCGGCTGCTCAAGGACCTGATGCGCGACAAGGAGATCGGCGCGCGGTTCGTGCCGATCATCCCTGACGAGGCGCGCACATTCGGCATGGACTCGCTGTTCCCGACGGCCAAGATCTACTCGCCGCACGGCCAGGGCTACATCTCGGTCGACCGCGAGCTGATGCTGGCCTACAAGGAGTCGACCTCTGGCCAGATCCTGCACGAAGGCATCAACGAGGCCGGCTCGACCGCGTCGTTCACCGCCGCCGGCACGTCGTACGCGACGCACGGCGAGCCGATGATCCCGGTCTACATCTTCTACTCGATGTTCGGCTTCCAGCGCACCGGTGACGCCTTCTGGGCGGCCGCCGACCAGATGGCCCGCGGCTTCGTGCTCGGCGCGACCGCTGGCCGTACGACGCTCAACGGCGAGGGCCTGCAGCACGAGGACGGCCATTCGCTGCTGTTGGCGGCCACCAACCCGGCTGTCGTCGCGTACGACCCGGCGTGGGCCTTCGAGGTGTCGGTGATCGTCGAGGACGCGCTGCGGCGGATGTACGGCGACAAGCCGGAGGACATCTTCTACTACCTGACCGTCTACAACGAGCCGTACAACCAGCCGGCCTTCCCGACCGAGCTGGACCAGGAGCAGGTCCGGGAAGGCATCCGGCGCGGCATCTACCGGTATGCGAAGGCACCGGAGGTCGGCGATGACGCGCAGCCGGCGCAGATCCTCGCGTCCGGTGTGGCGATGCAGGCGGCGATGAAGGCGCAGCGGCTGCTCGCCGAGGAGTGGGGTGTGGCCGCCGACGTGTGGTCGGTGACCTCGTGGACCGAGCTGCGCCGCAACGCGGTGGCCGCCGAGCAGGCCGCGCTGCTGTCCAACGACCCGGCCCCGGTGACGCCGCACATCGCCGAGGCGCTGGCCGACGCGCACGGTCCGGTTGTGGCGGTCAGCGACTACATGCGCGCCGTGCCGGACCTGATCCGGCAGTGGGTCCCGAACGACTTCGTGTCGTTGGGGACCGACGGCTTCGGCCGCTCGGACACGCGGCCTGCGCTGCGCCGCTTCTTCCACGTGGACGCCGAGTCGATCGCGGTCGCGGCGCTGCGGCAGCTGGCCCGCTCCGGCGCGGTGTCCGCGGATGTCGTGAAGAACGCTCAGGAGAAATACCGGCTCGATGACGTATCGGCCGCGCCGCCCGCCGAAAACCCCGGCGGCGAGAGCTAG
- a CDS encoding alpha/beta fold hydrolase translates to MTVVVSRGGSVDVTVADSGTGQPCLLLHGGAGPASVAGFAARLDGRVLVPTHPGFDGTPRPAWLDSVRGLAEVYAALLEELGLDDVIVIGNSVGGWIAAELALAGSARIGRTILVDAVGIVVDGHPVADIFGLDLGQIAELSYHDPEPYRIDPTTFTDAQRAALAANRATLRTYAGDMTDGTLRGRLAAIATPTLVVWGDSDGICDPDYGRAYAAAIPGARFELLADTGHVPQIESPDALLKVIAG, encoded by the coding sequence ATGACAGTGGTTGTTTCTCGCGGCGGGTCGGTCGACGTGACGGTGGCCGACAGCGGCACCGGCCAGCCGTGTCTGCTGCTGCACGGCGGCGCCGGACCGGCCTCGGTGGCCGGCTTCGCCGCGCGACTGGACGGCCGCGTGCTGGTGCCGACGCATCCAGGCTTCGACGGCACGCCGCGGCCGGCGTGGTTGGACAGCGTACGCGGCCTCGCCGAGGTCTACGCGGCGCTGCTGGAAGAGCTGGGGCTCGACGACGTCATCGTGATCGGCAACTCCGTCGGCGGCTGGATCGCCGCTGAGCTGGCACTCGCCGGCAGCGCGCGGATCGGCCGTACGATCCTGGTAGACGCGGTCGGCATCGTGGTCGACGGGCATCCGGTCGCCGACATCTTCGGTCTCGACCTCGGCCAGATCGCCGAGCTGAGCTACCACGACCCGGAGCCATACCGGATCGACCCGACCACCTTCACCGACGCGCAACGCGCCGCGCTGGCGGCCAACCGCGCGACCCTGCGGACGTACGCCGGTGACATGACCGACGGCACGCTCCGCGGCCGGCTCGCCGCCATCGCCACGCCGACCCTGGTCGTGTGGGGGGACAGCGACGGCATCTGCGATCCGGACTACGGCCGGGCGTACGCGGCGGCGATCCCAGGTGCGCGCTTCGAGCTGCTGGCGGACACCGGCCACGTCCCACAGATCGAGAGCCCCGACGCGCTCCTGAAGGTCATCGCCGGCTGA
- a CDS encoding MarR family winged helix-turn-helix transcriptional regulator yields MSRSPQEVGLLVKRLQHRHHRALTEALTDLGVSLVQWDTLRHLHRHPEASLHDLAQLTFQTDQSFGSLATRMVDRGLIERVPGPGRAVRHRLTERGEEVRRAGQARADRVLRKSFTPLDAAQLDTLGDLLDLLLGEQ; encoded by the coding sequence ATGAGTCGATCGCCGCAGGAGGTTGGTCTGCTGGTGAAGCGCCTGCAGCACCGGCACCACCGCGCGCTCACCGAGGCGCTGACCGACCTCGGCGTGTCGCTGGTGCAGTGGGACACGCTGCGGCACCTGCACCGGCATCCGGAGGCGTCGCTGCACGACCTGGCGCAGCTGACCTTCCAGACCGACCAGTCGTTCGGGTCGTTGGCGACGCGGATGGTCGACCGCGGCCTGATCGAACGCGTGCCGGGGCCGGGTCGCGCGGTCCGGCACCGCCTCACCGAGCGCGGCGAGGAGGTCCGGCGCGCCGGTCAGGCTCGAGCCGACCGGGTGCTTCGCAAGTCGTTCACACCGCTCGACGCGGCGCAGCTCGACACGCTCGGCGACCTGCTCGACCTGCTCCTAGGTGAGCAATAG
- a CDS encoding lanthionine synthetase C family protein, translating into MGREEAAAVVTTVASRLSDATAVAAVAGAPDNQLDALPEPMPVWRPDTLGDGHPGIALLFAELAAGDAAYRAVAHRHLTAATGVVRGSRPRLFRGAAALAFAGHAAATAYGGYAEMLERLDRHIAARVVERCRETVTAVRAGQPVGADERYDVISGVAGLGRYLLARGDAALTDVLEGLVAIALAPDVRVDGVSTAAWLSGAGDKACVNLGLAHGVAGPLALLAVSRLAGHRVAGQDEAIAAIVAILRRWRTTDGSGPYWPLWAGVTDHRGWSPPERGRDAWCYGAAGIGRALFLAGAALDRTDWQADGCEAVIGAIATASDETLHDPGLCHGWSGLLQIALRMLADTRDERYELAAGSLAARVLDAYDPGSPFGFRYVQSVAPRPADRPGFLDGAAGVALALHAYATGVPPRTSWDAALLLT; encoded by the coding sequence GTGGGGCGTGAAGAGGCGGCGGCGGTCGTCACCACGGTCGCGTCGAGGCTGTCCGACGCCACCGCCGTCGCGGCAGTCGCCGGCGCGCCCGACAACCAGCTTGACGCGCTGCCGGAGCCGATGCCGGTGTGGCGGCCGGACACGCTCGGCGACGGCCATCCCGGGATCGCGCTGCTGTTCGCCGAGCTCGCCGCTGGCGATGCCGCGTACCGTGCCGTCGCTCATCGTCATCTGACCGCCGCCACTGGTGTCGTACGCGGTAGCCGGCCGCGGCTGTTTCGCGGCGCCGCCGCGCTCGCCTTCGCCGGCCACGCAGCGGCGACCGCGTACGGCGGTTACGCGGAGATGCTGGAACGTCTCGACCGGCACATCGCCGCGCGCGTGGTCGAGCGATGCCGCGAGACCGTGACGGCCGTACGCGCTGGCCAGCCGGTTGGTGCGGACGAGCGCTACGACGTGATCAGCGGTGTCGCCGGCCTTGGCCGCTATTTGTTGGCGCGAGGCGATGCGGCTCTGACCGACGTGTTGGAGGGGCTGGTCGCGATCGCGCTCGCTCCGGACGTGCGCGTCGACGGCGTGTCCACGGCGGCCTGGCTGTCCGGCGCAGGCGACAAGGCCTGCGTCAACCTCGGCCTCGCGCACGGCGTGGCCGGACCGCTGGCGCTGCTCGCGGTCAGCCGGCTGGCCGGCCACCGGGTCGCCGGCCAGGACGAGGCGATCGCGGCGATCGTCGCGATCCTGCGGCGGTGGCGTACGACCGACGGCTCCGGTCCGTACTGGCCGCTGTGGGCCGGCGTCACCGACCACCGCGGCTGGTCGCCGCCGGAGCGCGGCAGGGACGCCTGGTGCTATGGCGCCGCCGGGATCGGCCGTGCCCTGTTCCTGGCCGGAGCCGCGCTCGACCGTACGGACTGGCAGGCCGACGGCTGCGAGGCGGTGATCGGCGCGATCGCGACGGCGAGCGACGAGACGCTGCACGATCCTGGCCTGTGTCATGGCTGGTCCGGACTGCTCCAGATCGCGCTGCGGATGCTCGCCGACACCCGCGACGAGCGCTACGAACTGGCCGCCGGATCGCTCGCTGCGCGGGTGTTGGACGCGTACGACCCGGGCAGTCCGTTTGGGTTCCGGTACGTGCAGTCGGTCGCGCCGCGGCCGGCCGATCGGCCGGGGTTTCTGGACGGCGCGGCTGGTGTCGCGTTGGCGTTGCACGCGTATGCGACCGGTGTGCCGCCGCGTACGTCCTGGGACGCCGCGCTATTGCTCACCTAG
- a CDS encoding JmjC domain-containing protein — protein MESLDWDVFADRCWDRQPVLVRRLPRPPFEPHEVFQAAVLAGRPPRPDRFAPNAQFTVERRQQVVPGDFLPEPSDGSLAGYQKRVAELVGGRRYALILHAFHAFSYPQWQRERDFYAGLWQRVGQPLSGAITTMFHGTYEHSPVGVHKDRFATFMFGLTGRKRMRFWPGRPWSEEVSTVLDYQPYLAESFAVEVGPGELLYWPSSYYHVGESAGDGPATSVNVGVPRENHRASYDLDDLVLDLDPATVADAANALGQFPRPDAPLSVATADDALDDSLPPVFAEALSYFRTFAIDERTVDRSLRHRTAGGFRPVPPPEVRRDLPDTTTVRRAAELVSADGLCAANGHTVRLVPATAAVVDRLRADEPVRVADLPESDRAAARRLLETLETFRAVRRGA, from the coding sequence ATGGAGTCCCTGGACTGGGACGTGTTCGCCGACCGGTGCTGGGACCGCCAGCCGGTGCTGGTCCGGCGGCTGCCGCGGCCGCCGTTCGAGCCGCACGAGGTCTTCCAGGCCGCCGTGCTGGCCGGCCGGCCGCCGCGACCGGACAGGTTTGCGCCAAACGCGCAGTTCACCGTCGAGCGCCGCCAACAGGTCGTCCCCGGCGACTTCCTGCCGGAGCCGTCCGACGGCTCGCTCGCCGGCTATCAGAAGCGCGTCGCCGAGCTCGTGGGCGGGCGCCGGTACGCGCTGATCCTGCACGCCTTCCACGCCTTCTCGTATCCGCAGTGGCAACGCGAGCGCGACTTCTATGCGGGCCTGTGGCAACGGGTCGGTCAGCCGCTCAGCGGCGCGATCACGACGATGTTCCACGGCACGTACGAGCACAGTCCGGTCGGCGTCCACAAGGACCGCTTCGCCACCTTCATGTTCGGCCTGACCGGCCGCAAGCGGATGCGCTTCTGGCCGGGCCGGCCGTGGTCGGAGGAGGTCAGCACGGTGCTGGACTACCAGCCGTATCTGGCCGAGTCGTTCGCCGTCGAGGTCGGTCCCGGCGAGCTGCTCTACTGGCCGTCCAGTTATTACCACGTGGGGGAGAGCGCCGGCGACGGGCCGGCGACCAGCGTCAACGTCGGCGTACCGCGGGAGAACCACCGCGCGAGCTATGACCTCGACGATCTCGTCCTGGATCTCGATCCGGCGACCGTCGCCGATGCGGCCAATGCCCTCGGCCAGTTTCCGCGACCGGACGCGCCATTGTCTGTTGCCACAGCCGACGACGCGTTGGATGACTCGCTGCCGCCGGTGTTCGCCGAAGCGCTGTCGTATTTCCGGACATTTGCCATAGACGAGCGTACGGTCGATCGGTCGCTGCGCCACCGCACGGCCGGCGGATTCCGGCCGGTGCCGCCACCGGAGGTCCGCCGCGATCTGCCGGACACGACGACCGTCCGGCGTGCCGCCGAGCTCGTCTCCGCGGACGGCCTGTGCGCCGCCAACGGACACACCGTAAGGCTCGTGCCGGCGACCGCGGCGGTCGTCGACCGACTGCGGGCCGATGAGCCGGTGCGGGTCGCTGACCTGCCGGAATCCGACCGGGCGGCGGCCAGGCGACTGTTGGAGACGCTGGAAACGTTCCGGGCCGTACGGCGTGGGGCGTGA